A section of the Numida meleagris isolate 19003 breed g44 Domestic line chromosome 16, NumMel1.0, whole genome shotgun sequence genome encodes:
- the GTF3C5 gene encoding general transcription factor 3C polypeptide 5 isoform X1: MAAEEPRGERGSGLLELPSAPRLVCVEYPGLVRDVGAMLRTLGGEEGVSRIYADPGKRLELYFRPKDPYCHPVCANRFPASAMLLKVKRRSRKKRLGAEEQEVQFEMEIIGIVTTVYKFQGMSDFQYLAMHSGPDGKQTSMYDKVLMRKPEKEEFFNRELPLYIPPPIFSRLDTPVDYYYRPDVQHRDGYNNPQVSAENLIGLSRARRPNNAIFVNFDDEEVPTKPLDAAAQAWKKVCTNPVDRKVEEELRKLFEVRPVWSRNAVKANISVHPDKLKLLLPCLAYYMITGPWRSLWVKFGYDPRKHPEAKIYQVLDFRIRCGMKYGYTPNDMPVKAKRSTYNYSLPITVKKPVSHTVSVHDLKQGLGTSGASGAKKPASSRYKLKESIYIFREGALPPYRQMFYQLCDLNVESLQKIIHRNDGSESECTERDGWCLPKTSDDLRDTMSLMIKQIIRSTRPALFSSTTSSEDGKEQLAYESGEDEDDEEEEEEDFKPSDGSENEMETEILDYV; the protein is encoded by the exons ATGGCGGCGGAGGAGCCGCGCGGGGAGCGTGGTTcggggctgctggagctgcccagCGCGCCGCGCTTGGTGTGCGTGGAGTACCCGGGGCTGGTGCGGGATGTCGGCGCGATGCTGCGGAcactgggaggagaggaaggggtGTCGCGG ATCTACGCGGACCCCGGCAAAAGGTTGGAGCTGTATTTCCGCCCCAAGGACCCCTACTGCCATCCCGTGTGTGCCAACCGCTTCCCCGCCTCGGCCATGCTGCTCAAGGTgaagaggaggagcaggaagaagCGGTTGGGCGCAGAGGAGCAGGAAGTCCagtttgaaatggaaattattgGGATCGTCACAACGGTTTACAAATTTCAAG GAATGTCAGATTTCCAGTACCTAGCGATGCACTCTGGTCCTGACGGCAAACAAACCTCCATGTATGATAAAGTCCTCATGCGTAAAccagagaaggaagaatttttcaACAGGGAATTACCTCTGTACATCCCTCCACCAATTTTCTCACGTCTGGACACTCCTGTTGACTATTATTATCGGCCAGATGTCCAACACCG GGATGGCTACAACAATCCCCAGGTGTCAGCTGAGAACCTCATTGGCCTCAGCAGGGCCCGGCGCCCCAACAACGCCATCTTTGTGAACTTTGATGATGAAGAAGTCCCAACCAAACCACTGGATGCTGCTGCACAGGCCTGGAAGAAAGTGTGCACCAATCCTGTGGATAGGAAAGTGGAGGAAGAGCTGAGAAAA cTCTTTGAAGTTCGTCCAGTCTGGTCTCGGAATGCAGTTAAAGCAAATATCAGTGTCCATCCAGACAAGCTGAAACTTCTGTTGCCGTGTTTGGCCTACTACATG ATAACAGGTCCTTGGAGGAGCTTATGGGTTAAGTTTGGGTATGACCCTAGAAAACACCCTGAAGCAAAGATTTATCAAGTACTGGATTTCCGAATTCGCTGTGGAATGAAATACG GTTACACCCCTAATGATATGCCAGTGAAAGCAAAACGCAGCACGTATAACTACAGTCTGCCCATCACTGTCAAAAAGCCAG TAAGTCATACAGTCAGTGTACACGATTTGAAGCAGGGACTTGGTACTTCTGGTGCATCTGGTGCAAAAAAGCCTGCCTCCAGCAGGTATAAACTGAAG GAATCCATCTACATTTTCCGAGAAGGAGCCTTACCCCCGTATCGGCAGATGTTCTATCAACTCTGTGACTTGAATGTGGAAAG cCTACAAAAAATCATCCATCGGAATGATGGTTCAGAGTCAGAATGCACGGAGCGGGATGGATGGTGCCTTCCAAAGACTAGTGATGATCTGAGAGATACCATGTCCCTGATGATAAAGCAGATAATCAGATCCACAAGACCTG CTCTTTTCTCAAGTACAACAAGCAGTGAAGATGGCAAAGAACAGCTGGCATATGAATCTGgagaggatgaggatgatgaagaggaggaagaagaagactTCAAGCCTTCTGATGGGAGTGAAAAcgaaatggaaacagaaattctAGACTATGTGTGA
- the GTF3C5 gene encoding general transcription factor 3C polypeptide 5 isoform X2: MLLKVKRRSRKKRLGAEEQEVQFEMEIIGIVTTVYKFQGMSDFQYLAMHSGPDGKQTSMYDKVLMRKPEKEEFFNRELPLYIPPPIFSRLDTPVDYYYRPDVQHRDGYNNPQVSAENLIGLSRARRPNNAIFVNFDDEEVPTKPLDAAAQAWKKVCTNPVDRKVEEELRKLFEVRPVWSRNAVKANISVHPDKLKLLLPCLAYYMITGPWRSLWVKFGYDPRKHPEAKIYQVLDFRIRCGMKYGYTPNDMPVKAKRSTYNYSLPITVKKPVSHTVSVHDLKQGLGTSGASGAKKPASSRYKLKESIYIFREGALPPYRQMFYQLCDLNVESLQKIIHRNDGSESECTERDGWCLPKTSDDLRDTMSLMIKQIIRSTRPALFSSTTSSEDGKEQLAYESGEDEDDEEEEEEDFKPSDGSENEMETEILDYV; the protein is encoded by the exons ATGCTGCTCAAGGTgaagaggaggagcaggaagaagCGGTTGGGCGCAGAGGAGCAGGAAGTCCagtttgaaatggaaattattgGGATCGTCACAACGGTTTACAAATTTCAAG GAATGTCAGATTTCCAGTACCTAGCGATGCACTCTGGTCCTGACGGCAAACAAACCTCCATGTATGATAAAGTCCTCATGCGTAAAccagagaaggaagaatttttcaACAGGGAATTACCTCTGTACATCCCTCCACCAATTTTCTCACGTCTGGACACTCCTGTTGACTATTATTATCGGCCAGATGTCCAACACCG GGATGGCTACAACAATCCCCAGGTGTCAGCTGAGAACCTCATTGGCCTCAGCAGGGCCCGGCGCCCCAACAACGCCATCTTTGTGAACTTTGATGATGAAGAAGTCCCAACCAAACCACTGGATGCTGCTGCACAGGCCTGGAAGAAAGTGTGCACCAATCCTGTGGATAGGAAAGTGGAGGAAGAGCTGAGAAAA cTCTTTGAAGTTCGTCCAGTCTGGTCTCGGAATGCAGTTAAAGCAAATATCAGTGTCCATCCAGACAAGCTGAAACTTCTGTTGCCGTGTTTGGCCTACTACATG ATAACAGGTCCTTGGAGGAGCTTATGGGTTAAGTTTGGGTATGACCCTAGAAAACACCCTGAAGCAAAGATTTATCAAGTACTGGATTTCCGAATTCGCTGTGGAATGAAATACG GTTACACCCCTAATGATATGCCAGTGAAAGCAAAACGCAGCACGTATAACTACAGTCTGCCCATCACTGTCAAAAAGCCAG TAAGTCATACAGTCAGTGTACACGATTTGAAGCAGGGACTTGGTACTTCTGGTGCATCTGGTGCAAAAAAGCCTGCCTCCAGCAGGTATAAACTGAAG GAATCCATCTACATTTTCCGAGAAGGAGCCTTACCCCCGTATCGGCAGATGTTCTATCAACTCTGTGACTTGAATGTGGAAAG cCTACAAAAAATCATCCATCGGAATGATGGTTCAGAGTCAGAATGCACGGAGCGGGATGGATGGTGCCTTCCAAAGACTAGTGATGATCTGAGAGATACCATGTCCCTGATGATAAAGCAGATAATCAGATCCACAAGACCTG CTCTTTTCTCAAGTACAACAAGCAGTGAAGATGGCAAAGAACAGCTGGCATATGAATCTGgagaggatgaggatgatgaagaggaggaagaagaagactTCAAGCCTTCTGATGGGAGTGAAAAcgaaatggaaacagaaattctAGACTATGTGTGA